From Halanaeroarchaeum sulfurireducens, a single genomic window includes:
- the nrfD gene encoding NrfD/PsrC family molybdoenzyme membrane anchor subunit — protein MSVTGGAAGWLWLDSPHWAEFIATYLFLGGVSGGAYLTSTWASLMKHLMDEQNWLSRVLLARSDDPEHRFSCSETARWGSLIAVLGIAVGGLALLSHLGAPIRALTFPVLFTNFGSWLVIGTWVIVLFSVWAVLETLWLHFGADLQGTSGLSLFPRKILSWIDGVMPWRTDRGITWLIDTIADATRPPSRLWGGLRIIGGVLSVTLVVYTAMLLSDVTVVQFWTRPYLPFIFLMSGVSTGISAALLGTVLSGGALTRTNHRFCLTDDAIIVVELVGIGLLLSFLSSSPNMGAQASLTALFDTYQLLFVGGVLAFGTIIPVILSLTITVLHEFTHFEENPMGARLLTGGYATKYVLVLIGGFLLRYVVLMAAVKSPLAVPGL, from the coding sequence ATGAGTGTGACAGGTGGTGCAGCAGGGTGGCTGTGGCTGGACTCCCCGCACTGGGCGGAGTTCATCGCCACGTACCTGTTCCTGGGTGGCGTGAGCGGCGGCGCGTACCTCACGTCGACGTGGGCGAGCCTGATGAAGCACCTGATGGACGAGCAGAACTGGCTGAGTCGGGTGCTGTTGGCCCGTTCGGACGATCCCGAGCACCGGTTTTCGTGTTCGGAGACGGCCCGCTGGGGGTCGCTGATAGCGGTGTTGGGCATCGCGGTCGGTGGGTTAGCGTTGCTCTCACACCTGGGTGCGCCGATACGCGCGTTGACGTTCCCGGTGTTGTTCACGAACTTCGGCTCGTGGCTGGTGATCGGGACGTGGGTAATCGTGCTGTTCTCGGTGTGGGCAGTCCTGGAGACCTTGTGGTTGCACTTCGGCGCGGACCTGCAGGGAACGTCGGGGCTTAGTCTGTTCCCGCGGAAGATCCTGTCCTGGATCGACGGCGTGATGCCGTGGCGGACGGATCGGGGCATCACGTGGTTGATCGACACGATCGCGGACGCGACGCGGCCGCCGAGTCGGCTGTGGGGCGGCCTTCGAATCATCGGCGGGGTGCTGTCGGTAACGCTGGTGGTGTACACGGCGATGCTGCTGAGCGACGTGACGGTGGTACAGTTCTGGACGCGGCCGTACCTGCCCTTTATCTTCCTGATGAGCGGCGTGTCGACGGGAATTTCGGCGGCGCTGCTGGGAACGGTGCTGAGCGGCGGCGCGCTCACCCGCACCAACCATCGGTTCTGCCTGACCGACGACGCGATAATCGTGGTGGAGCTGGTGGGGATCGGGCTGCTGTTATCCTTCCTTTCGAGTTCGCCGAACATGGGCGCGCAGGCGAGCCTGACGGCGCTGTTCGACACCTACCAGTTGCTGTTCGTGGGCGGGGTGCTGGCGTTCGGGACGATAATCCCGGTAATCCTGTCGCTGACGATAACGGTCCTCCACGAGTTCACGCACTTCGAGGAGAATCCGATGGGTGCTCGCCTGCTGACGGGCGGGTACGCGACGAAGTACGTGCTGGTGTTGATCGGCGGATTCCTGCTACGCTACGTGGTGTTGATGGCTGCGGTAAAGAGTCCGCTCGCGGTTCCGGGGCTGTAA
- a CDS encoding molybdopterin-containing oxidoreductase family protein: MSKGLRDRASLTRRTLLKAGGAAAGAAALGGCLSSSEDGEDQVSGEVLTAFGNCWMCSHNCGQKAYVREDSSGKKTVVNLTGVDGHPRGSAGEGTEGTLCPKGLGQLDKTHDPKRIQEPHIRKNGELQKVEWEEAFQYTAERLATFKEENGSETFLDATSWAETSIFSTVWRELYGTPERISRGIHVCAGPTFVSGGMMGVGSNNRVPDYQNSEYIIAWGRNQLNSFAGQFEAKGTLEAIEKNGATLVTIDPQHTITAEKSDKWLPIKPRTDGALALAMANVIIEEDRYDEDFVENYTHGFDAYAEAAADMPPERAADITGLDAEDIRKVARGFAEAAPQAGISVWTGTAQVGNGWKATQNITALNGLVGNIDRPGGLRLWKYASTASFGEVCEQDYTNRAEFKEPAINKYDEYSDYPVRHITGIAHNLVPEMVENGHINGIVVHHDDPLKDGNADAWVEALDAMDLVLSIDAYWNGVSRNADIVLPEATQLEKDTLGTGNWSAYPKHTWVTGSKAAVDPQWNTKPDFDILVGIADAMAEETGNDDWTVFEQWDTHEDFIDDELSAIDLTLEDIDSGEVNYELVDEFEYESWEGDDHYTFNFDLDQVPPFAQAAEEADMDTAPEWIPPGTYGDELSEDYPLEFYDVRSVFFSHASNQPQERLRDQFAKRNELADEDYRGNYLHINPEDADKRGISSGDMVTVESETGSGELMAVVSERARPGFVTAEYGFGETSATPDGEGMNTMTLHHKQMDPITGQVDRHIAVEVTSSGGD; the protein is encoded by the coding sequence ATGAGTAAGGGCCTTCGGGACCGCGCCTCGCTCACTCGACGGACATTGCTGAAAGCCGGGGGAGCGGCGGCGGGCGCGGCTGCTCTCGGTGGCTGTCTCTCCTCGTCCGAGGACGGGGAAGATCAGGTCAGCGGAGAGGTTTTGACCGCATTCGGGAACTGCTGGATGTGTTCGCACAACTGCGGACAGAAAGCCTACGTCAGGGAGGATTCCTCGGGAAAGAAGACCGTGGTCAACCTCACGGGCGTGGACGGCCACCCGCGGGGCAGTGCCGGCGAGGGTACCGAGGGAACCCTCTGCCCGAAGGGGTTGGGACAACTCGACAAGACCCACGACCCCAAACGCATCCAGGAACCGCACATCCGCAAGAACGGCGAACTGCAGAAGGTGGAGTGGGAGGAGGCGTTCCAGTACACCGCCGAACGTCTCGCGACGTTCAAAGAGGAAAACGGGTCCGAGACGTTCCTCGATGCCACGAGCTGGGCCGAGACGTCGATCTTCTCGACGGTCTGGCGTGAGCTCTACGGGACTCCCGAACGGATCAGTCGTGGTATCCACGTCTGTGCGGGTCCGACGTTCGTTTCCGGCGGCATGATGGGCGTGGGGTCCAACAACCGTGTCCCCGACTATCAGAACTCGGAGTATATCATCGCCTGGGGCCGGAACCAGCTCAACTCCTTCGCCGGTCAGTTCGAGGCCAAGGGAACGCTGGAGGCCATCGAGAAGAACGGCGCGACGCTGGTGACCATCGACCCGCAGCACACGATCACCGCCGAGAAGTCGGACAAATGGCTTCCGATCAAGCCCCGAACCGACGGCGCGCTGGCGCTGGCGATGGCCAACGTCATCATCGAGGAGGACCGCTACGACGAGGACTTCGTCGAGAACTACACGCACGGATTCGACGCCTACGCGGAGGCCGCAGCGGATATGCCGCCCGAGCGGGCGGCGGACATCACGGGCCTCGACGCCGAGGACATCCGCAAGGTGGCCCGAGGATTCGCCGAGGCCGCCCCGCAAGCCGGCATCTCCGTCTGGACCGGCACCGCACAGGTGGGCAACGGCTGGAAGGCGACCCAGAACATCACCGCCCTCAACGGGCTCGTGGGCAACATCGATCGTCCTGGCGGACTCCGTCTCTGGAAGTACGCCTCCACCGCGTCGTTCGGCGAGGTCTGCGAGCAGGACTACACGAACCGGGCGGAGTTCAAAGAACCCGCCATCAACAAGTACGACGAGTACTCGGACTACCCGGTCCGGCACATCACCGGTATCGCACACAACCTCGTGCCGGAGATGGTCGAAAACGGACACATCAACGGCATCGTCGTTCACCACGACGACCCCCTCAAGGACGGCAACGCCGACGCGTGGGTCGAGGCTCTCGACGCGATGGATCTCGTTCTCTCGATCGACGCCTACTGGAACGGCGTCTCCCGGAACGCCGACATCGTTCTCCCCGAAGCGACCCAGCTCGAGAAGGACACCCTCGGGACCGGTAACTGGAGCGCGTATCCCAAGCACACGTGGGTCACCGGCTCGAAGGCCGCCGTCGACCCGCAGTGGAACACCAAACCGGACTTCGACATCCTCGTCGGTATCGCCGACGCGATGGCCGAGGAGACCGGCAACGACGACTGGACGGTCTTCGAGCAGTGGGACACCCACGAGGACTTCATCGACGACGAACTCTCGGCCATCGATTTGACCCTCGAGGACATCGACAGCGGCGAGGTCAATTACGAACTCGTCGACGAGTTCGAGTACGAGAGTTGGGAGGGCGACGACCACTACACGTTCAATTTCGATCTGGACCAGGTCCCGCCCTTCGCGCAAGCGGCAGAGGAGGCTGACATGGACACGGCGCCCGAGTGGATTCCGCCGGGTACCTACGGCGACGAACTTAGCGAGGACTACCCGCTCGAGTTCTACGACGTCCGTTCGGTCTTCTTCTCGCACGCCAGCAATCAGCCCCAGGAGCGCTTGCGCGACCAGTTCGCGAAGCGAAACGAACTCGCCGACGAGGACTATCGGGGCAACTACCTCCACATCAACCCGGAGGACGCCGACAAGCGCGGCATCTCCTCGGGCGATATGGTGACCGTCGAATCAGAGACCGGCAGCGGTGAACTCATGGCGGTCGTCTCCGAGCGCGCCCGACCCGGTTTCGTCACCGCCGAGTACGGCTTCGGCGAGACCTCGGCGACGCCCGACGGAGAGGGCATGAACACGATGACACTTCATCACAAACAGATGGATCCGATCACGGGACAGGTGGACAGGCACATCGCCGTCGAAGTAACGTCGTCGGGGGGTGACTGA
- a CDS encoding 4Fe-4S dicluster domain-containing protein, giving the protein MAADTDHWVFYFDPNRCIGCHACTVSCKQYHGRGSDADDWRTVTHHEEGTYPDVNDVPISMSCMHCHDAPCEKVCPTNAIEKRESDGIVTIDREKCIGCKYCGWACPFGAPTYGDEGLMSKCNMCLGQGPGAGADADSTAKHKQDGQAAVQPNCVSDCVGGAIKAGPQSEVIREASEAAANRFKSDNGRVIVEPFAEGSAAVDSTGSSDIITPFNAGD; this is encoded by the coding sequence ATGGCCGCCGACACCGACCACTGGGTCTTCTACTTCGACCCGAACCGATGTATCGGCTGTCACGCGTGTACGGTCTCGTGCAAACAGTATCACGGCCGTGGCTCGGACGCCGACGACTGGCGGACTGTGACCCACCACGAGGAAGGGACATACCCGGACGTCAACGACGTCCCCATCTCGATGTCCTGCATGCACTGTCACGACGCACCGTGTGAGAAGGTGTGTCCGACCAACGCGATCGAGAAGCGCGAGTCGGACGGCATCGTGACGATCGATCGCGAGAAATGTATCGGCTGCAAGTACTGCGGCTGGGCCTGTCCGTTCGGGGCACCGACCTACGGCGACGAGGGGCTCATGTCGAAGTGTAACATGTGTCTCGGGCAAGGGCCTGGCGCCGGTGCCGACGCGGACTCGACGGCGAAACACAAACAGGACGGACAGGCGGCCGTCCAGCCGAACTGCGTCTCCGACTGTGTCGGAGGGGCCATCAAGGCCGGGCCACAGAGCGAGGTCATCCGTGAGGCGTCGGAGGCCGCTGCCAACCGCTTCAAGTCCGACAACGGTCGCGTCATCGTCGAACCGTTCGCCGAGGGCAGTGCTGCCGTCGATAGCACTGGCTCGAGCGACATCATCACGCCGTTCAACGCAGGGGACTGA